In the genome of Limnobaculum zhutongyuii, one region contains:
- the napC gene encoding cytochrome c-type protein NapC has translation MSKDKKPGVIRRAWTWFRTPSHLAIGTLLAMGFVAGVVFWGGFNTGMEVMNSEKFCISCHEMRDNVYQEYMDTVHYSNRTGVRAVCSDCHVPKEFVPKMIRKIKASKELYGKAMGIIDTPQKFDEHRLQMAKNEWARMDGNNSQECRNCHSFDYMDFTEQKTVAGKMHSMAIKEGKTCIDCHKGIAHKLPDMTGIPNGF, from the coding sequence ATGAGTAAAGATAAAAAACCAGGTGTAATTCGCCGGGCATGGACTTGGTTCCGAACCCCCAGCCATCTGGCGATTGGTACCTTGCTGGCAATGGGCTTTGTAGCGGGCGTGGTCTTCTGGGGCGGTTTCAATACTGGTATGGAAGTCATGAACAGCGAGAAGTTCTGTATCAGTTGCCATGAAATGCGCGATAACGTCTATCAGGAATATATGGATACGGTGCACTACAGCAACCGAACTGGCGTACGCGCCGTTTGTTCTGATTGTCACGTACCGAAAGAGTTTGTTCCTAAGATGATCCGTAAGATCAAGGCATCCAAAGAGTTATATGGTAAAGCGATGGGCATTATCGATACGCCACAGAAGTTTGATGAGCATCGTTTGCAAATGGCGAAGAATGAGTGGGCACGTATGGATGGTAATAACTCTCAAGAGTGCCGTAACTGCCATAGCTTTGATTATATGGACTTTACCGAGCAGAAAACCGTAGCCGGGAAGATGCACTCGATGGCAATTAAAGAGGGTAAAACCTGCATTGATTGTCATAAGGGGATTGCGCATAAGCTTCCGGATATGACGGGGATCCCGAATGGGTTCTGA
- the napB gene encoding nitrate reductase cytochrome c-type subunit has protein sequence MKSNVLRKQLTLWTMLVALVSGSVVFAADSVDLSQSPEVSGTPEGSVIMPKEQSRMALDYVNQPPMIPHSVDGYQVTTKVNTCLKCHGVQSYRTTGAPRISPTHFVDSAGHVSSNVAPRRYFCQSCHVPQADAAPIIGNTFTPAPGYGK, from the coding sequence ATGAAGAGTAACGTCTTGAGAAAGCAGCTTACCTTATGGACTATGCTGGTGGCATTAGTTTCCGGTAGTGTGGTGTTTGCTGCAGATAGCGTTGATTTGAGTCAGTCACCGGAAGTGTCTGGTACCCCTGAAGGCTCAGTTATTATGCCTAAAGAACAGTCTCGTATGGCGCTCGATTATGTTAACCAACCACCGATGATTCCACACAGCGTGGATGGCTATCAGGTGACAACGAAAGTGAATACCTGTCTGAAGTGTCATGGGGTACAAAGCTATCGTACTACCGGCGCACCGCGTATCAGTCCGACTCACTTTGTTGATAGTGCAGGCCATGTCAGTAGTAATGTGGCACCACGCCGCTACTTCTGCCAGTCCTGTCATGTGCCTCAGGCTGACGCTGCGCCAATTATTGGTAATACGTTCACACCGGCACCGGGATATGGTAAGTAA
- a CDS encoding quinol dehydrogenase ferredoxin subunit NapH, whose translation MANAAKNAGHEAQAKFGWWYSHRFLVFRRISQLLILSMYLTGPLLGVWILRGNYSGSMLLDTIPLSDPLMMLQTLASGHLPQVPEQSGWAAWSEWYALIGGVIIALAYALFASRLFCGWVCPLGLVTDFAAWLRRKLGLRSSATIPATLRYGILVAIIIGSAITGTLVWEWVNPVSAFGRGLISGFGHSASSGIITGLVFGFGASIWLIVVVFLFDLLVVEHGWCGHLCPVGALYSAIGCKGVLRISAENRKDCTRCMDCIHICPEPQVLRGPLFGKQDSPLVLSKECISCGRCIDVCSEKVFQIKTRFHRSGVEE comes from the coding sequence ATGGCAAATGCAGCTAAGAACGCAGGCCATGAGGCCCAGGCGAAGTTTGGCTGGTGGTATAGCCACCGCTTTCTGGTTTTTCGTCGTATCAGTCAACTGCTTATTCTGTCGATGTATCTGACCGGGCCACTTCTCGGCGTCTGGATCCTGCGGGGTAACTATAGCGGCAGTATGCTGCTGGACACTATCCCGCTTAGCGATCCGTTAATGATGCTGCAAACGTTGGCCAGCGGTCATCTTCCTCAGGTGCCAGAGCAATCTGGTTGGGCAGCATGGTCTGAATGGTATGCCCTGATTGGTGGTGTGATTATCGCACTGGCTTATGCACTGTTTGCCAGTCGGCTGTTTTGCGGTTGGGTTTGTCCACTCGGTTTGGTAACCGATTTTGCTGCCTGGTTGCGGCGTAAGCTGGGGCTGCGCAGCAGCGCGACGATTCCGGCAACGCTGCGCTATGGCATTCTGGTTGCCATTATCATCGGCAGTGCCATTACCGGTACGCTGGTGTGGGAATGGGTAAACCCGGTATCCGCATTTGGTCGTGGGTTAATCAGTGGATTCGGTCACTCAGCATCGTCTGGCATTATTACCGGTTTAGTCTTCGGTTTTGGTGCCAGTATTTGGCTGATCGTGGTGGTGTTCCTGTTTGACCTGTTGGTAGTGGAACATGGCTGGTGTGGTCATTTATGCCCTGTTGGTGCTCTTTATAGTGCAATTGGCTGTAAAGGTGTGCTGCGCATCAGTGCGGAAAATCGCAAAGATTGTACCCGTTGTATGGATTGTATTCATATCTGTCCGGAACCGCAGGTGCTACGTGGACCACTGTTTGGTAAACAGGACAGCCCGTTAGTGCTAAGTAAAGAATGTATCTCCTGCGGTCGCTGTATTGATGTCTGTTCAGAGAAAGTATTTCAAATAAAAACACGATTCCATCGTTCGGGAGTAGAGGAATGA
- the napG gene encoding ferredoxin-type protein NapG — MANERDKGPARRRFLRDVARSAGGLAGLTLLLGIPQKQSQAREGVALRPPGALSEEAFNRACIRCGQCVQDCPYDTLKLATLLSPVSSGTPYFVARQIPCEMCEDIPCVKACPSGALDSSLTEIDNSRMGLAVLLDHENCLNWQGLRCDVCHRVCPLINKAITLELHRNERTNKHAMFLPTVHSEYCTGCGKCEEACVLEEAAIKVLPLSLAQGKLGKHYRLGWVEKDKAGHSLIPEALTLPTRKPEGGQ; from the coding sequence ATGGCTAATGAAAGGGATAAAGGACCCGCACGTCGCCGCTTTTTACGCGACGTAGCACGCAGCGCAGGCGGCCTGGCCGGTCTGACGTTGTTGCTGGGTATTCCGCAGAAACAGTCTCAGGCACGTGAGGGGGTCGCGCTGCGTCCACCTGGCGCGCTGTCTGAGGAGGCGTTTAACCGCGCTTGCATCCGCTGTGGGCAATGCGTACAGGATTGTCCGTACGATACGTTAAAGCTGGCAACGTTGTTGTCACCGGTATCGTCGGGCACACCGTACTTTGTGGCTCGCCAGATCCCCTGTGAGATGTGTGAAGATATTCCTTGCGTTAAAGCCTGTCCGAGTGGCGCCCTCGATTCTTCTCTGACAGAGATTGATAATTCCCGTATGGGGCTGGCGGTATTGCTTGACCACGAGAACTGCCTGAACTGGCAGGGCTTGCGCTGCGACGTTTGCCATCGCGTATGTCCGTTAATTAATAAAGCCATTACGTTGGAACTACATCGTAATGAGCGAACGAATAAACACGCGATGTTTTTACCCACCGTGCACAGTGAATACTGTACCGGTTGCGGTAAATGCGAAGAGGCTTGCGTACTGGAAGAAGCGGCAATCAAGGTACTTCCGCTATCACTGGCACAGGGCAAACTGGGTAAACACTATCGACTGGGATGGGTAGAGAAGGATAAGGCAGGGCATTCATTAATCCCTGAGGCTCTGACTCTGCCAACCCGTAAACCGGAAGGAGGACAATAA
- the napA gene encoding nitrate reductase catalytic subunit NapA encodes MKLSRRDFMKANAVAAAAVAAGMTIPTVAVAADGDQSIKWDKAPCRFCGTGCSVLVGTQNGRVVASQGDPDAPVNRGLNCIKGYFLPKIMYGKDRLTQPLLRMKNGEYDKNGEFTPVSWDKAFTVMSEKYKKAFKEQGPNGGGMFASGQFTIWEGYAAAKLFKAGFRSNNIDPNARHCMASAVVGFMRTFGMDEPMGCYDDIEHADAFVLWGSNMAEMHPILWSRITDRRLSNPNVKVAVMSTYEHRSFELADNPIIFKPQTDLVILNYIANYIIQNNAVNQDFLDKHVNIRRGDTDIGYGLRPNHPLEKAAKNPNSDKSSPMTFDEYKAFVAEYTLEKTAEMTGVPKDSLVELAKLYADPNVKVVSYWTMGFNQHTRGVWANNLCYNIHLLTGKISLPGCGPFSLTGQPSACGTAREVGTFAHRLPADMVVTNEEHRKISEQKWKLPEGTILGSIGLHAVAQDRALKDGKLNAYWTLCTNNMQAGPNINEDRMPGWRDPRNFVVVSDPYPTISALSADLILPTAMWVEKEGAYGNAERRGQFWRQQVKAPGEAKSDLWQIVEFSKYFKTDEVWPAELLDKNPEYRGKTLYEILFANGQVNKFKLDELAEGQLNDESHDYGFYLQKGLFEEYASFGRGHAHDLAPFDDYHKARGLRWPVVDGKETLWRYREGYDPYVKAGEGVRFYGKPDGKAVIFALPYEPPAESPDAEYDLWLSTGRVLEHWHTGSMTRRVPELHRSFPESVLFIHPQDAQKRGMRRGDKVKIQSRRGEVITIVETRGRNRVPQGLVYMAFFDAAQLVNALTLDATDPLSKETDYKKCAVKVVKI; translated from the coding sequence ATGAAACTCAGTCGTCGAGACTTCATGAAAGCAAATGCAGTGGCTGCAGCCGCAGTTGCCGCAGGAATGACTATTCCGACAGTAGCGGTTGCTGCTGATGGGGATCAATCAATTAAGTGGGATAAAGCTCCGTGCCGCTTCTGTGGTACCGGCTGTAGCGTACTGGTTGGGACGCAAAACGGTCGCGTTGTAGCTTCTCAGGGTGACCCGGATGCACCAGTTAACCGTGGGTTAAACTGTATCAAGGGTTACTTCTTACCTAAGATTATGTACGGAAAAGACCGTTTAACTCAGCCACTGCTGCGGATGAAAAACGGCGAATACGACAAGAACGGTGAATTTACTCCGGTTAGCTGGGATAAAGCCTTCACTGTGATGAGTGAGAAATATAAAAAAGCCTTTAAAGAACAAGGGCCAAACGGCGGCGGTATGTTTGCCTCCGGTCAGTTCACTATTTGGGAAGGTTACGCTGCCGCTAAATTATTTAAAGCGGGTTTCCGTTCTAACAACATTGACCCGAATGCCCGTCACTGTATGGCGAGCGCCGTAGTTGGCTTTATGCGTACTTTCGGTATGGATGAGCCAATGGGCTGTTACGATGACATCGAGCATGCTGATGCCTTTGTACTTTGGGGCTCCAACATGGCAGAAATGCACCCGATCCTGTGGTCGCGCATTACTGACCGTCGTCTGTCGAATCCAAACGTTAAAGTTGCGGTCATGTCGACCTATGAACACCGCAGCTTCGAATTAGCCGATAACCCGATTATCTTTAAACCGCAAACTGACCTGGTTATTCTGAACTATATCGCTAACTACATTATTCAGAATAATGCTGTTAATCAGGACTTCCTGGACAAACACGTTAATATTCGCCGCGGTGATACCGATATCGGCTATGGTTTACGTCCAAACCATCCATTGGAAAAAGCGGCTAAGAACCCAAACAGCGACAAATCCAGCCCAATGACTTTCGACGAATATAAAGCGTTCGTTGCAGAGTACACTTTGGAAAAAACCGCTGAAATGACCGGCGTGCCAAAAGATTCGCTAGTTGAACTGGCGAAACTGTATGCCGATCCAAATGTGAAAGTAGTTTCTTACTGGACTATGGGTTTCAACCAGCATACTCGTGGTGTGTGGGCCAACAACCTGTGTTACAACATTCACCTGTTAACCGGTAAGATTTCTCTGCCGGGCTGTGGTCCTTTCTCTCTGACCGGTCAGCCTTCTGCTTGTGGTACTGCGCGTGAAGTAGGTACTTTCGCACACCGTCTGCCTGCGGACATGGTGGTCACCAACGAAGAACACCGTAAGATTTCAGAACAGAAGTGGAAATTGCCGGAAGGCACTATTCTGGGTTCTATCGGCCTGCACGCCGTTGCTCAGGACCGTGCGCTGAAAGACGGTAAGTTAAATGCTTACTGGACGCTGTGTACTAACAATATGCAGGCGGGTCCAAACATTAATGAAGACCGTATGCCGGGCTGGCGCGATCCGCGTAACTTCGTGGTGGTATCCGACCCTTATCCAACCATCAGTGCGCTGTCTGCGGACCTGATTCTACCTACCGCAATGTGGGTGGAAAAAGAGGGTGCTTATGGTAACGCTGAGCGTCGTGGTCAATTCTGGCGTCAACAAGTTAAAGCACCGGGTGAGGCAAAATCTGACCTGTGGCAAATTGTTGAATTCTCGAAGTACTTTAAAACCGATGAAGTTTGGCCAGCCGAGCTGTTAGATAAAAACCCGGAATATCGTGGTAAGACCCTGTACGAAATTCTGTTTGCTAACGGTCAGGTTAATAAGTTCAAACTGGATGAGCTGGCGGAAGGCCAGTTAAACGATGAATCCCATGATTATGGTTTCTATCTGCAAAAAGGGCTGTTTGAAGAGTACGCCAGCTTTGGTCGTGGCCACGCTCACGATCTGGCTCCGTTCGATGATTACCACAAAGCTCGCGGCCTGCGCTGGCCGGTAGTTGACGGTAAAGAGACCCTGTGGCGTTACCGTGAAGGCTATGACCCGTATGTTAAGGCCGGTGAAGGCGTTAGATTCTACGGTAAGCCGGATGGTAAAGCGGTTATTTTTGCTCTGCCTTATGAACCACCTGCAGAAAGTCCGGATGCGGAATATGACCTGTGGCTGTCAACCGGCCGCGTGCTGGAACACTGGCACACAGGTTCAATGACGCGTCGTGTACCGGAACTGCACCGCTCTTTCCCTGAGTCAGTACTGTTTATTCACCCGCAGGATGCCCAGAAACGTGGCATGCGTCGCGGTGATAAAGTGAAGATTCAGTCACGTCGCGGTGAAGTTATCACGATTGTGGAAACTCGTGGTCGTAACCGGGTACCGCAAGGGCTGGTCTATATGGCGTTCTTTGACGCAGCACAGTTAGTTAACGCACTGACACTGGATGCAACCGATCCGCTGTCAAAAGAGACTGACTACAAAAAATGTGCGGTTAAAGTCGTTAAAATATAA
- the napD gene encoding chaperone NapD produces MTENNDWHVCSLIVQVRPEDIPKVSEALYALPGTEIPGVNEDEGKLIVVMQADNSDVLFAQIESARDIAGVLAVSLVYHQQDEQGEDTP; encoded by the coding sequence ATGACGGAAAACAATGACTGGCACGTTTGTAGTTTGATTGTTCAGGTACGTCCGGAAGACATACCTAAAGTAAGCGAAGCGCTGTATGCACTACCAGGAACAGAGATTCCCGGAGTGAATGAAGACGAAGGAAAGTTAATTGTTGTTATGCAGGCGGACAATTCAGATGTTCTGTTTGCCCAAATTGAGTCAGCACGTGATATAGCCGGTGTGTTGGCGGTGTCGCTGGTTTATCACCAGCAAGATGAGCAAGGTGAGGATACGCCATGA
- the napF gene encoding ferredoxin-type protein NapF, with the protein MSILSRRNLLRGQWRGHDAIRPPWSVDEALFTDGCSRCHACVEACETGVIMVSGNQSFPELDFQRAECTFCKRCVEVCPEPIFHSTESQPWQRYAVINQTCLTYQGVACRSCQDACEPYAIKFKLRLGGIAQPELERESCTGCGGCVRSCPVQAITTRESDQDNDGKQ; encoded by the coding sequence ATGTCAATTTTATCCCGGCGAAATCTGTTACGTGGTCAATGGCGAGGCCACGATGCTATCAGGCCGCCGTGGTCGGTAGATGAAGCATTGTTTACCGATGGCTGTAGCCGTTGCCATGCTTGCGTTGAGGCCTGTGAAACGGGCGTTATTATGGTAAGTGGTAACCAAAGTTTTCCTGAGCTGGATTTTCAACGTGCAGAGTGCACGTTTTGCAAACGCTGTGTAGAGGTTTGTCCGGAACCGATATTTCATTCAACAGAAAGTCAGCCCTGGCAGCGTTATGCAGTGATTAATCAAACGTGTCTCACTTATCAGGGGGTGGCCTGTCGAAGCTGTCAGGACGCCTGTGAGCCCTATGCAATTAAATTCAAACTGCGGTTGGGGGGCATTGCTCAACCGGAGCTGGAAAGAGAGAGCTGTACAGGATGCGGGGGCTGTGTCCGAAGCTGTCCGGTTCAGGCAATAACAACCCGTGAGAGTGATCAAGATAATGACGGAAAACAATGA
- the narQ gene encoding nitrate/nitrite two-component system sensor histidine kinase NarQ: MASVKRSVTNSIARMLIAIVILSILSAGLALISLAASRTDAEAINISGSLRMQSYRLAYDLTTNSPYLNSHIRQYALSINAPALKEINEFYFPADIQQKYQTLLDRWQELEQELTHNNGDVYISQLADYVNEINEFVLAIQLFSELKLKAAVFISIISVLSTIGLVFYVIHFSRREIVDPLNRMVAASHYIQTGRFDHQPLDVEKHNELGVLATAFTSMSSDLAKMYQSLAQKVEEKTIKLTQANRSLGVLYDCLQALSVSQVDRQCFEQVLHIVRTSENMVAIRLEIQDSGEGRWVLEEGDEDKNRIWQHLPLQQDEQILGKMSWQCSDTAVHPQLIENVSNILSRGIYFNRAQKRYLQVLLMEERATIARELHDSLAQSLSFLRIQLTLLKRVIPSNNEKAMSVITDFDQALSSAYRQLRELLATFRLTIQEADLHEALNQLITPLQAQTEVPIQMHCALSSQALNAQQQVHALQIVREAVLNAIKHANASLISIHCEPTGDGNNMITITDNGAGIKSLDEPEGHYGLNIMSERASRLGGTLTIGPHEEGGTLVRLIFPQQ; this comes from the coding sequence ATGGCTTCTGTTAAACGCTCGGTAACCAATAGTATCGCCCGTATGCTGATCGCAATTGTGATCCTCTCAATCTTGTCTGCCGGGCTTGCTTTGATTTCATTGGCGGCCAGCCGTACAGATGCCGAAGCCATCAATATTTCTGGTTCTTTGCGTATGCAAAGTTACCGTCTGGCCTATGATTTGACCACCAACTCCCCTTACCTGAACTCGCATATCCGACAGTATGCGCTGTCAATTAATGCACCAGCCTTAAAAGAGATTAACGAATTTTACTTTCCGGCGGATATACAACAAAAGTACCAAACTTTACTGGATCGCTGGCAGGAGCTGGAACAAGAGCTGACGCATAATAATGGGGATGTTTACATCAGTCAGTTGGCTGATTACGTTAATGAAATTAATGAGTTTGTACTTGCCATTCAGCTATTTTCCGAACTGAAACTCAAAGCCGCAGTTTTTATCAGTATCATCAGCGTGCTGAGCACCATTGGGTTGGTGTTTTATGTTATCCACTTCAGTCGCCGGGAAATTGTCGACCCGCTTAACCGCATGGTGGCGGCCAGCCACTATATTCAAACCGGGCGGTTTGACCATCAACCGTTAGATGTAGAAAAGCATAATGAGTTAGGGGTATTAGCAACGGCCTTTACCTCTATGTCATCTGATTTAGCCAAAATGTACCAGTCACTGGCACAAAAAGTGGAAGAGAAAACCATTAAGCTGACTCAGGCTAACCGCTCACTGGGCGTTTTATACGATTGCCTTCAGGCCCTGAGCGTTAGCCAGGTTGATCGTCAGTGTTTCGAACAGGTTCTGCACATTGTTCGCACCAGTGAAAATATGGTGGCGATTCGTCTGGAAATTCAGGACAGCGGAGAAGGCCGCTGGGTACTTGAAGAAGGCGATGAAGATAAAAACCGAATTTGGCAACATCTGCCACTGCAGCAAGATGAACAGATTCTGGGTAAGATGAGCTGGCAATGTTCAGACACCGCCGTCCATCCCCAATTAATTGAAAACGTAAGCAATATTCTTAGCCGGGGGATCTATTTTAACCGGGCGCAAAAACGTTATTTACAGGTACTCCTGATGGAGGAGCGGGCCACTATCGCCCGGGAACTTCACGACTCGCTGGCACAATCGCTTTCTTTCCTGCGAATTCAACTCACCTTGCTTAAACGTGTTATTCCCAGTAATAATGAGAAAGCTATGAGTGTGATTACTGATTTCGATCAGGCGCTTTCCAGTGCTTATCGTCAGCTCAGGGAACTATTAGCCACATTTCGACTCACAATTCAGGAAGCTGACTTGCACGAAGCCCTAAATCAGTTAATCACTCCGTTACAGGCACAAACGGAAGTCCCTATTCAAATGCACTGTGCCCTTTCGTCACAGGCGTTAAATGCGCAACAGCAGGTTCACGCATTACAAATTGTCCGAGAGGCGGTTTTGAATGCCATAAAACACGCCAATGCGAGCCTGATTAGTATCCATTGTGAGCCTACGGGTGATGGTAATAATATGATTACCATTACCGATAACGGAGCTGGAATAAAAAGTTTAGATGAGCCCGAAGGACATTACGGACTCAACATTATGAGCGAACGTGCTTCACGTTTAGGTGGAACGTTAACCATTGGGCCGCATGAAGAAGGTGGGACATTAGTCCGTCTCATCTTCCCTCAACAATAA
- the narL gene encoding two-component system response regulator NarL has protein sequence MTVQEQCNILIVDDHPLMRRGVRQLLELEPSLNIVAEASNGNEAVTYACQLLPDLILLDLNMKGLSGLDTLKALRNEGIAARIIVLTVSDSRSDIYALIDAGADGYLLKDSEPELLLKKILQAANGENVFSDIILEYLETRDDQSDPFESLTERELDVLQEVARGMSNKQIASHLHISEETVKVHIRNMLRKLNVRSRVAATVMYLERKSQ, from the coding sequence ATGACCGTGCAAGAACAGTGTAATATTTTGATCGTAGACGATCATCCCCTGATGCGACGCGGAGTCCGGCAGTTGCTTGAACTGGAGCCTTCACTCAACATTGTGGCAGAAGCCAGCAACGGCAACGAAGCGGTTACTTATGCCTGTCAGTTGCTGCCTGACCTGATTCTGCTGGACCTGAATATGAAAGGTCTGTCGGGTCTGGATACCTTAAAAGCCCTGCGTAATGAGGGCATTGCAGCCCGGATTATCGTCCTTACCGTTTCTGACTCCCGCAGCGATATTTATGCACTAATTGATGCAGGAGCCGATGGCTATTTGCTGAAAGACAGCGAGCCGGAGCTACTACTGAAGAAAATTCTGCAGGCAGCCAACGGCGAGAATGTGTTTAGCGACATTATTCTTGAATATCTCGAGACCCGGGATGACCAGAGCGATCCATTTGAATCATTAACTGAACGCGAGTTAGATGTGTTGCAGGAAGTGGCTCGCGGTATGTCTAACAAACAAATCGCCTCTCATTTACACATTTCCGAAGAGACGGTCAAAGTACATATCCGTAATATGCTGCGTAAGCTGAACGTTCGTTCACGCGTGGCGGCAACCGTAATGTACCTGGAAAGAAAAAGCCAGTAA
- a CDS encoding ArsC family reductase: MKTTYSLYGIKNCDTIKKARRWLEEHQIDYRFHDYRADGLDDQLLQQLIDGLGWEPLLNTRGTTWRKLTDDQKAAAATEAGAKTLMLEQPSIIKRPVLVADGKMLLGFSVDNYQQFTGGDK, translated from the coding sequence TTGAAAACGACATACAGCCTCTACGGCATTAAGAATTGCGATACCATCAAAAAAGCCCGCCGCTGGCTGGAAGAACACCAGATAGACTACCGTTTTCACGATTACCGCGCTGATGGTTTAGATGACCAATTGCTACAACAGCTTATTGATGGCTTAGGCTGGGAGCCGCTGCTCAACACTCGCGGAACAACCTGGCGCAAGCTGACTGACGATCAAAAGGCAGCAGCAGCTACTGAGGCCGGTGCTAAAACACTTATGTTAGAACAACCATCTATCATTAAACGCCCGGTACTGGTCGCTGATGGCAAAATGCTGTTAGGATTTTCGGTGGACAACTATCAGCAATTTACCGGTGGAGATAAATAA
- the dapE gene encoding succinyl-diaminopimelate desuccinylase, translating to MFCPVITLAQQLIKRPSLSPHDEGCQQMMIERLKAIGFTVEEMNFGDTLNFWAWRGGHGGAPTLAFAGHTDVVPAGDESHWHQPPFEPTIQDGFLYGRGAADMKGSLAAMVVAAERFVAANPNHSGRLAFLITSDEEASAVNGTVKVVEALAARRERVDYCLVGEPSSTERVGDVVKNGRRGSITANLTIHGTQGHVAYPHLADNPVHRATPFINELVNTEWDRGNEFFPATSMQIANIRAGTGSNNVIPGEMFVQFNFRYSTELTHEQIMHQVQAMLERHQLRYTIEWNLSGKPFLTPRGKLVDAVSHAVEYYAATTPQLLTNGGTSDGRFIAQLGTQVVELGPVNATIHKVNECVKASDLQLLSRMYQKIMEQLLV from the coding sequence ATGTTCTGTCCGGTGATTACTCTGGCACAGCAGTTAATTAAGCGCCCTTCTTTAAGCCCGCATGATGAAGGCTGCCAGCAGATGATGATTGAACGGTTAAAAGCCATTGGCTTTACCGTTGAAGAGATGAATTTTGGCGATACCCTTAATTTCTGGGCATGGCGCGGCGGTCATGGTGGAGCGCCTACTTTAGCGTTTGCTGGTCATACCGATGTGGTTCCAGCCGGTGATGAAAGCCACTGGCATCAGCCACCGTTTGAACCCACCATTCAGGACGGCTTTCTGTATGGCCGTGGTGCAGCCGATATGAAAGGCTCTCTGGCGGCCATGGTGGTCGCTGCCGAACGTTTTGTTGCCGCTAATCCTAACCATAGCGGACGTCTGGCCTTTCTCATCACTTCCGATGAAGAAGCCAGTGCGGTTAACGGCACGGTTAAAGTGGTTGAAGCATTAGCGGCTCGCCGTGAGCGGGTTGATTACTGCCTGGTGGGAGAACCCTCCAGCACCGAACGCGTAGGCGACGTAGTTAAAAACGGACGCCGGGGCTCAATTACCGCTAACTTAACTATTCATGGTACGCAAGGACACGTGGCTTATCCTCATCTGGCGGATAACCCGGTTCACCGCGCTACGCCATTTATCAATGAACTGGTGAATACCGAATGGGACAGAGGCAATGAATTCTTCCCGGCTACCAGCATGCAAATCGCCAATATCCGCGCCGGAACCGGTAGTAATAACGTGATTCCCGGAGAGATGTTTGTGCAGTTCAACTTCCGTTACAGTACCGAGCTGACCCACGAACAAATTATGCATCAGGTGCAAGCCATGCTGGAACGCCACCAGCTACGCTATACTATTGAATGGAACCTGTCCGGAAAACCCTTCCTGACCCCGCGCGGTAAACTGGTTGATGCAGTGTCCCATGCGGTGGAGTATTACGCGGCAACTACCCCCCAGTTACTGACTAACGGCGGCACGTCCGATGGTCGTTTTATTGCTCAATTGGGAACTCAGGTAGTAGAACTTGGACCGGTCAATGCGACCATTCATAAAGTGAACGAATGCGTTAAAGCGTCTGATTTGCAGTTGCTTAGCCGTATGTACCAAAAAATCATGGAGCAGTTATTAGTATGA
- a CDS encoding M15 family metallopeptidase, giving the protein MITPAMLTGQSEEHLVTLTGNHRLQPEAVNAFLAMQAAAKEVGFNLQPASTFRDFTRQQMIWNEKFIGLRPVMDAMSQPMDISTLDDEQRCCAILRWSAMPGASRHHWGTDLDIYDPDLLPEGEKLQLEPWEYEENGYFYPLSCWLSANMNRYGFYRPFVSDQGGVAAEPWHLSYYPLAQQAEHLLTPELLLSAWQDKEIAGFSWLSCHLNQVFKRFITLPNGVSSSCIGSQTTGG; this is encoded by the coding sequence ATGATAACGCCAGCCATGTTGACCGGCCAGAGTGAAGAGCATCTGGTCACCCTGACGGGAAACCATCGCCTGCAGCCGGAAGCGGTTAACGCTTTCCTTGCCATGCAGGCCGCAGCAAAAGAGGTGGGGTTTAACCTTCAACCCGCCAGCACCTTTCGGGATTTTACCCGCCAACAAATGATTTGGAATGAGAAATTTATCGGTCTGCGTCCGGTAATGGACGCGATGAGTCAACCGATGGATATCTCAACGCTGGATGATGAACAACGTTGCTGTGCAATTTTACGCTGGTCAGCAATGCCGGGAGCCAGCCGCCATCATTGGGGAACCGATCTGGATATTTACGATCCCGACCTGTTACCTGAAGGGGAAAAGCTACAGCTGGAACCCTGGGAATATGAAGAAAATGGTTATTTTTATCCGCTAAGCTGTTGGTTAAGCGCTAATATGAATAGATACGGCTTCTATCGACCTTTCGTCAGCGACCAGGGCGGTGTTGCCGCAGAGCCATGGCACCTCAGCTATTATCCACTGGCTCAACAGGCCGAACACCTGTTGACACCAGAACTGTTGCTGTCGGCCTGGCAGGATAAAGAAATTGCGGGTTTTAGCTGGCTCTCTTGCCATCTTAACCAGGTATTTAAACGTTTTATCACCCTACCCAACGGAGTGTCATCATCATGCATTGGCTCGCAGACTACTGGTGGGTAA